The following are encoded together in the Lactuca sativa cultivar Salinas chromosome 1, Lsat_Salinas_v11, whole genome shotgun sequence genome:
- the LOC111915883 gene encoding protein ECERIFERUM 26 has protein sequence MMSSKEQNSIYDLKISTVAPGLVCGNDEFQELTALDQAMKLHYLRFVYYFRTPAFDGFNITNIKRTMFDWLNHAYIPCGRFRRTDTGRPILKCNDGGVRIIEASCHLSLDEWLESKYDSRHKFVVPNNVIGPELPFSPLVMIQLTKFKCGGTSVGMSWSHTLGDAFSAMSFIRLWPQAIAGHYPAQPITMAQQQTNVTDTRSPNPSPDLLSVKRVGPVGDLWSTSSKSKMETFSVYISMSELTQLQAKICQEKVGVQIPPFECICVVIWHCLGKIRHESGLQAVTVCKSDLRNRTKGTITNKSQSIGVVKSDIPIVECNPIQLGSLMMSRVVDERNNIEEAMKNDNMLSDFLIYGANLTFVDLSDVSFYEIEVRGQTPVYVNCSIDNIDDKGVVLVLPTPKGCSDGRIVSITLQENEMTDLKMALKEDWCIAIA, from the exons atgatgtcatcaaaaGAGCAAAACTCCATTTACGACCTCAAAATCTCCACAGTGGCACCCGGGTTAGTATGTGGGAATGATGAGTTTCAGGAGCTAACTGCTCTAGACCAAGCCATGAAGCTTCACTACCTACGATTCGTCTACTACTTCAGAACACCAGCATTCGATGGTTTCAACATCACTAACATCAAGAGAACAATGTTCGATTGGTTAAATCATGCCTATATCCCATGTGGTCGATTTAGGAGGACGGATACGGGTCGACCCATCCTCAAATGCAATGATGGTGGAGTGCGAATCATCGAGGCTAGTTGTCATCTGAGCCTCGATGAGTGGCTCGAATCAAAATATGATTCGAGACACAAGTTTGTTGTTCCCAACAACGTTATTGGCCCTGAACTACCTTTCTCTCCATTGGTTATGATACAG TTAACTAAGTTTAAATGTGGGGGCACATCGGTTGGTATGAGCTGGTCTCATACACTTGGTGATGCTTTTTCAGCTATGAGCTTCATTAGGCTATGGCCTCAAGCCATTGCAGGCCATTACCCGGCCCAACCAATCACCATGGCCCAACAACAAACCAATGTCACTGATACCCGAAGCCCAAATCCAAGCCCAGATCTACTTTCCGTAAAACGGGTTGGCCCAGTTGGAGACCTTTGGTCTACTTCAAGCAAGTCCAAAATGGAGACATTCTCCGTTTATATTTCGATGTCTGAGTTGACTCAGTTACAAGCGAAGATATGTCAAGAGAAAGTTGGTGTACAAATTCCTCCATTCGAATGTATCTGTGTTGTGATTTGGCATTGTTTAGGAAAAATTAGACACGAGTCAGGACTACAAGCCGTTACAGTATGTAAAAGTGATTTGAGAAATCGAACCAAAGGAACTATCACTAATAAAAGTCAAAGCATTGGCGTGGTCAAATCAGATATTCCTATAGTTGAATGCAACCCGATACAACTAGGGTCATTGATGATGAGTCGTGTAGTCGATGAGCGAAATAACATTGAAGAAGCAATGAAGAACGATAACATGCTTTCAGATTTTCTTATTTATGGAGCGAATTTGACTTTTGTCGATTTAAGTGATGTCTCATTTTATGAGATTGAAGTGAGAGGACAAACACCCGTTTATGTGAACTGTTCTATTGATAATATTGATGATAAAGGTGTTGTTTTGGTTCTTCCAACACCAAAAGGTTGCTCTGATGGAAGGATAGTAAGCATAACATTGCAAGAGAATGAGATGACTGATCTTAAAATGGCACTTAAAGAAGATTGGTGTATTGCAATTGCATAA